The genomic DNA CAGGCCGATCACCAGCTGGAGCAGCAGCCCGAGCTGGACCTGGTACACATCGGGAATTCCAGCTGGAGAATACAACGTGAGTGCGTGTGTGAGGGGTTCGAATAGCACAGACTGCGAGGATACGGCATGGTCGCTGTACACACTGCTGCCGATGAACCTGCCGCCGGATCTGACTGCCGTGATATCAGATCCTGAGGGTCCGCAGCCACAGGGCACACAGATAAGATGGTCCGCAGCCGCATCTGACGAGGAGAACGATACGCTGCTGTACAGGTTCTCCGTTGATGGTCTCACCGTTAGAGATTGGTCGAGATCCGGCATCTTCGAGATGAACACATCCGCTCTCGCTCCGGGAAATCATACGGTCCGCGTTGATGTGAGGGATGGACTCCACTCAGCCGAATATGATGATGCCATTGAGCAGGTCGTGGAGATCGTGGCGGCAAACGCCCCTCCTAAAATCAAGGGACTTGTGCCTAACAGGGAGAGCCCGCAGCCTGTTGGATCTGTGATTACATGGACTGCATCTGCGGATGATCCCGACAACGACACGCTGCTGTACAGATTCTTTGTTGATGATGTGGCTGTGAGCGGATGGTCGACGAATCCGCAGTTTGTATGGAACACGAGCGGCTACAGCGATGGCGAACACAGGGTGAGCGTTCTGGTTAAAGATAAACATCATGAGGATCACGACAGGAGGGATGTGAGCTTCTCTCTCGAAAAGAAGAACTCTCCACCAAGGGCGCTGAGCCTCCTGCCTGACAGGGGGAGCCCGCAGCCTGTGGGCTCGAGGATCACCTGGAGCGCACTTGCAGAGGATCCCGATAACGATCCAATCCAGTACAGGTTCTTTGTTGATGGTGTGGCTGTTAGCGACTGGTCGTCATCCGCGGTATTCGAGCTCGATACATCCGGGCTCTCGCCGGGCAACCACACGCTCAGCGTTCATGTGAGAGATGGCATGCACGCGGATCACGATGACGAGAAGGAGAAGTTCTTCGAGCTCAGCGTTCCCAACAGGCCGCCAGCGGGGCTGAAGCTCATGCCATCTTTAGAAAGCCCGCAGCCTGTGGGATCGGTGATAACATGGACAGCCTCTGCAGATGATCCCGACAACGACACGCTGCTGTACAGATTCTCGCTGAACGGGAGGGCGGTGACCGACTGGTCGCCGTCAGGCAGCTGGTCTTGGAACACATCCGGCCTCTCCGCCGGAGAGCACACGGTGGGAGTCTGGGTCAGGGATGGCCGTCATGCAGGTGCGGTAGGCTTTGATTCTGCTCAGACATCGAAGTTCATACTGACACCGGAGAACCGCCCACCGGAGATGATATCGCTCAGACCAGACAGGGCCGGACCCTACGAGCCCGGGGCCGAGGTGACGTGGATCGCGGAGGCGAGGGATCCCGAGGGCGATGCGCTCCTGTACAGGTTCTTTGTTGATGGTGCTGCTGTGAGCGACTGGTCCGGCACAGAGCGCTGGACTTTGAGCACTTCAGAGGAGGGCAGGCACAGCATCACAGCAGCTGTGAGAGACACGTCTCATGAGACCGTCCAGAGCATCACATCTGAGTTCGCGGTGGAATCAAAGATGACTGTGAACCAGCCACCTGTGATGGAGGATCTCGTGCCCGATCTGAGCAGCCCGCAGCATGCCGGCATATCTGTAATATGGACTGCGAGGGCACATGACCCTGAGAACGATCCTCTCATGTACAGATTCCTGGTCGACGGCTCTCCGGCCACGGACTGGTCGTCGTCCAGCAAGTTCACCTGGAACACTGTGGGCGTGGCAGCGGGCGATCACAACATCACCGCGCAGGTCATGGATGGAAGCAGCATCATCAGCATGTCACGCAACTATACCATAAGATCCATAGTGGATGAGGCCCTCAGCGGCATCGAATCTTCGAGTAGCAGCG from Methanothrix thermoacetophila PT includes the following:
- a CDS encoding DUF1616 domain-containing protein, whose amino-acid sequence is MAALALITGAIAMNVQAGQGVVVFALQALLLYALISAVFPEKEPLGSIFHRIILSIGVTLVVSLAEVALGMGEFPALIVAILVLILVVLAHIRRGAVPRRRRFSVHTYRYALRSNRRSLPQKIVPAIIVLLIVAAISFGYVTVKSDRQEGFTEFYVTGLSINSNGNATATVGVINHEGVEANYTIDVEMNGVRAAQRYAHLADGGAYEETLEWGIPMHTGELCTLRILLYRNGEMLKDYQKTLRISDYITEAPVANMSESGDAQQVNTTSNVTAVAKNISQDTSLRSTPVASATRRVSSGSGGSGSSSSSGSSSSSGISNDVSAASKMPGNESALEGSTTDMNQSAAAAMPDENATAVANATPASVSLMAALTSVSAIINQTGEGADLSDASVNASTAPADLENRSTAPLPAVSLNRSPSRSTSAVENRSQEIVHLKARPEIERLEPDKESPQKVGTTVVWSVRASTHADGLSYRFFLNGRPITSWSSSPSWTWYTSGIPAGEYNVSACVRGSNSTDCEDTAWSLYTLLPMNLPPDLTAVISDPEGPQPQGTQIRWSAAASDEENDTLLYRFSVDGLTVRDWSRSGIFEMNTSALAPGNHTVRVDVRDGLHSAEYDDAIEQVVEIVAANAPPKIKGLVPNRESPQPVGSVITWTASADDPDNDTLLYRFFVDDVAVSGWSTNPQFVWNTSGYSDGEHRVSVLVKDKHHEDHDRRDVSFSLEKKNSPPRALSLLPDRGSPQPVGSRITWSALAEDPDNDPIQYRFFVDGVAVSDWSSSAVFELDTSGLSPGNHTLSVHVRDGMHADHDDEKEKFFELSVPNRPPAGLKLMPSLESPQPVGSVITWTASADDPDNDTLLYRFSLNGRAVTDWSPSGSWSWNTSGLSAGEHTVGVWVRDGRHAGAVGFDSAQTSKFILTPENRPPEMISLRPDRAGPYEPGAEVTWIAEARDPEGDALLYRFFVDGAAVSDWSGTERWTLSTSEEGRHSITAAVRDTSHETVQSITSEFAVESKMTVNQPPVMEDLVPDLSSPQHAGISVIWTARAHDPENDPLMYRFLVDGSPATDWSSSSKFTWNTVGVAAGDHNITAQVMDGSSIISMSRNYTIRSIVDEALSGIESSSSSAALGSKNITSVRVGR